A region of Reichenbachiella carrageenanivorans DNA encodes the following proteins:
- a CDS encoding L-threonylcarbamoyladenylate synthase, with protein MAKIGTDILHAAALLRAGKLVGVPTDTVYGLAGHAQKTETLQEIFLVKKRPQDKPLIAQVDHLEKATGFVKNIPNHARILAEKYWPGALTLIFEATPEVSPIMLSNGKTMGLRVPDHEMTLALLRQLDFPLAVTSANLNGQPSPTTAEEVNEQLGDQIEYILDGGTSLHGLESTIVGFENKMPVIFRQGAISEKEILATLNLQLSH; from the coding sequence ATGGCAAAAATAGGAACAGACATATTGCATGCTGCAGCACTCCTTCGTGCCGGAAAATTGGTAGGTGTACCTACTGATACGGTATACGGATTGGCTGGCCACGCGCAAAAAACGGAAACTCTCCAGGAGATTTTCCTTGTCAAGAAGCGTCCACAAGACAAACCCCTCATTGCCCAAGTGGATCACCTCGAAAAGGCCACTGGCTTTGTGAAAAACATCCCAAACCATGCACGCATTTTGGCTGAGAAGTATTGGCCAGGTGCATTGACTTTGATTTTTGAGGCCACACCCGAAGTGTCGCCCATCATGCTGTCTAATGGTAAAACCATGGGACTGCGTGTGCCAGATCACGAGATGACCCTAGCACTGCTGCGCCAGCTGGACTTTCCTCTGGCCGTAACTAGCGCCAACCTGAACGGACAACCTAGCCCTACTACGGCAGAAGAGGTAAACGAGCAGTTGGGTGATCAGATCGAATACATCCTCGATGGCGGTACTAGCTTACATGGTCTGGAGTCCACCATCGTGGGATTCGAAAACAAAATGCCCGTGATATTTCGCCAAGGCGCGATATCCGAAAAAGAAATATTGGCCACGCTCAATTTGCAGCTGAGTCATTAG
- a CDS encoding phosphoglycerate kinase has product MNTLDQFNFEGKKALVRVDFNVPLNAEFEITDDTRIKAATPTIKKILSDGGSAILMSHLGRPKDGPDEKFSLKYLVATLSERLGTQVKFAKDCIGQDAVDLAAGLQPGEVLLLNNLRFYKEETKGDEAFAEKLSKLGDVYVNDAFGTAHRAHASTTIVAKFFTDKVCGYVMQAELDNAEKVLNNPDRPFTAIMGGAKVSDKIMIIEKLLDKVDNLIIGGGMSYTFSKANGGKIGNSLCEDDKMPLTKELVEKAKAKGVNLYLPVDNTIADDFNNDANTQVVGRGEIPDGWEGLDIGPETMALFKDVVSKSKTVLWNGPMGVFEFPTFAKGTEAIADAVVTATENNGFSLIGGGDSASAINNLGYGDKVSYVSTGGGALLEYMEGKVLPGVAALEA; this is encoded by the coding sequence ATGAACACACTAGATCAATTCAATTTCGAAGGCAAAAAAGCCTTGGTCCGAGTGGATTTCAACGTGCCTTTGAATGCCGAATTTGAAATCACTGACGACACTAGAATTAAGGCGGCTACGCCTACTATCAAAAAAATATTATCCGATGGCGGATCAGCTATTTTGATGAGCCACTTGGGTCGTCCGAAAGATGGGCCAGACGAAAAATTCTCTTTGAAATACTTGGTAGCTACCCTGAGCGAAAGATTGGGTACGCAAGTAAAGTTTGCCAAAGACTGCATTGGGCAAGACGCAGTAGACTTGGCAGCTGGCCTACAGCCAGGCGAAGTATTGCTACTCAACAACCTAAGATTCTACAAAGAAGAAACCAAAGGCGACGAGGCATTTGCTGAAAAGCTATCTAAACTAGGCGATGTGTATGTAAACGATGCCTTCGGTACGGCGCACCGTGCGCACGCCTCTACTACTATCGTGGCTAAGTTTTTTACCGACAAGGTATGTGGCTATGTGATGCAAGCGGAGCTAGACAATGCTGAAAAAGTATTGAACAATCCTGACCGACCATTCACAGCGATCATGGGTGGCGCAAAAGTGTCTGACAAAATCATGATCATCGAGAAGTTGCTCGACAAAGTGGACAACTTGATCATCGGCGGCGGTATGTCTTATACTTTCTCTAAAGCCAATGGCGGCAAAATCGGCAACTCACTTTGTGAAGACGACAAAATGCCACTGACCAAAGAATTGGTAGAAAAGGCCAAAGCTAAAGGTGTGAACCTTTACCTCCCTGTGGACAACACGATTGCGGACGATTTCAACAACGACGCCAATACGCAAGTAGTAGGACGTGGTGAGATTCCTGATGGCTGGGAAGGCCTAGACATCGGACCAGAGACTATGGCGCTTTTCAAAGATGTGGTCTCTAAATCTAAAACAGTACTTTGGAATGGCCCAATGGGCGTTTTTGAATTCCCAACATTTGCCAAAGGCACTGAAGCTATCGCTGATGCAGTAGTGACTGCTACTGAAAACAACGGTTTCTCATTGATTGGTGGTGGAGATTCTGCCTCTGCGATCAACAACCTCGGCTATGGCGACAAAGTATCTTATGTATCTACTGGCGGTGGCGCTTTGCTAGAGTACATGGAAGGCAAAGTATTGCCTGGTGTAGCTGCTTTGGAAGCATAA